The genomic interval GGATGGGAAAACTAAATACCAACTCGGCTTAGCAACTTGGTGACTTCTTCAAAGATGCCAATGGCGCTTTTTAGTCCTATGTTTGTAGTATCCATTGCGGTAACGAGGGTGTCGGTGGTGGTGTCAACGGTATTACCGAGGTTGGTAACGGCGTCGCTGAGGGTAGTCAAGGCGTTTTCAATATCCCTTGCGGTGGAGGTTAAGTCGTCAAAGAGGTTACTAACTTCGCCGGTAAACTCGTCTAGGGTAGAGGTAGCCTCTTCTTGAGTGTGTTCTGCTTGTTGTTCTGCTGAATTACGCAGCTGTTCTGTCAATTCTTGGATTTTACTGCTAAACTGGGAAACAAGACTGTCTAGTTGGGAAAGGGCGTCTTGGGCGATTTTTTGTTGAGTTTCTTCGGTTTTGTCTTCTATTTGTTGTTGGTTGTTGGTGATAGCATTTTGGAAGTCGTTTTCCAGTTTTTCCTGTTGCCGGTTAAAAGTCTCATCCAAATCCTGTTTGATGTCTTCCACTTTGGATTTAAAGGATTCCAAAGCCTGTTTGATGGTGTTAAAGACTTCCTCTAATTGGGAAGACTTATCTTCGTTGTCTTGTTTGAGGGAGTTTATTTCATTTTTGACTTCCTCCACATGGTGACTAGCCTCCTGTTTAAGGGATTCTACGTCACTTTGGAGATTGACTAGTCCGTGTTTGAGACTCATCTTTTGGGAATCCAATTCCTGCCTGGCGGCGGAAACCTTATCTAATAAGGCTTGCGCGCGGTTTGAGAGAGTTTCCCAATTTTCCTCGAATTGTTGACTGACGGCGGCCAGTTTTTCTCTGGCTTGGGTGAGATTTGCCTCGGCAACGTCAGCGCGATTTAACAATTCTTGTAATTGAGATACTGTTTGGGCTATACTCTGTTCTAAGTCTGTAGCCATAGGTTAAACCTCCTCTGCTATTTTTCTGTTTTCTGTTTTATTTAGAGAATTAGAAAAAACAAATCAACCAAAGTCTACACCCATTTTCTCGGCGGCGGATTTCACGCCTTCGATGCCTTCTTCAATGGGGTTGATGAAGCCTTCCAATTCCTCTATCAAGTCTTTGATAACCTCAGTGACACTGCCAGTTTCCTCCTCGGCGTTGGTAATTTTTTGCACCATTTCTTCAATAGATTCTGTTACCTTTCCTACAGCCGAGGATATCAACTGTTGCAACTGTTGCTCAATTTCACTTTGAGCTTTATCCATTAAACCATTAATGCCGCCAGACATGGCAGAGGTGGTGGAGGATAATACATCCCTGAAGGAGTCACTGATATTGGTGAATTCCTCCGCCATGGTTTGGATGTCGTTGCTTATGGTTTGTTGGTGTTGATTAACCTGTTGACTGAAGTTATCCATTTCCTCTTCTAGGTTGCGGCTAGCGTTTTCTAGTTTTTCCTGGAGGGTTTCCATGGCAGAGATGACGGAAGACATGGCATTAGCCAACTCCTCCTTACTGGCTTTTAAGGCATTTTGGGCGTCGGCAAGGGCATTTTGGGCAGTATCTTCTATTTCTTCCGTGTTGGTTTTGCCTTCTTCGATGTTAGTCTTAAATTCATTCATTTTCTCCACTGCCTCTGTAATGCCGGCAATTAAAAGTTGTTGTGTTTCTTGGAGGAAGGCATTAAAGTCATTGACGTCGCTTTCAAAATTATTCACCTCCGTATTGATTTCCTCCTGGAGACTGTTAATTTCCTCTTTCATGGTGGTGAGGTTGTCTCTTATCTGAGTCATGATTTCTGCCACTTGTGATTGTTTTTCCTCCACAGTGGCAACCAACTCATCGGCTTCGGCTTCTACCTCCTCGGCGAGGGTTATAAGGCTTTCCAGTCTTTCCGGGAATTGGGTGATTAACTGAGATAACAGATTGAGACTTTCACTTAACTCACTCATATTTTCCTCCTATAAACTAAATAAACTCCAACTACTAAAAACTAAAGGCATCGAGGATGGAGTTGATGGCGGCCAGGGCTGCCTTAGCTGCTACAATACCTGGTAGAAGTGGACTGATAGCACCAGTTACTGAAGTACCTACTGTAGTAACGGTGAAACTTTCTACCATTTGGGATGCCAGGGAGGCTACGGCGTCTTCCATGGCGTTTTCAAAGGCTTCTTTCAATTCATCTTTGAGAGTCTCCCCTGCATACTCTATTGTTTTATCAAATATTTCCTGTAGACGCGTTTGTAGTTCGTCAGCTAGACTGAAATTTTCATCGCTGAAGGAGGAGAGTAAGTCTTCAAAGCTGTTAGTTAATTCCTCTAGCTGACTGGTGATTTCTGTGAGTTGTTCGCTGGTAAGATTATTACTAAACTCACTCAAAACCGATTCTAGGGAGTTTCTCAGGGTTTCCCCCACATTAGTAGTAACCTCTTCCCATTTCCCTTCAGTTTCTTCCTGGCTGTGGCTAAGATTATCTTGCAAGCCGTTGATGTCGTCTATGAGGTTGTTGAAGAATTCCGTGACGGTGTTGTTTGTTTCTTGTAGTTGACTAGTCAGATTGTCTACCGACTCCAACAGATTGTTAAAAGTTTCCCCCAATTCCGAGAAGGTGTTTTCCAGGGTTTGTTGTTGGTTGTCTATTTCTGTTTCCACCTCTTGTTTTTTGTCTGCCAGAGACTTTTGTATTTCTTCTATTTTCTGTTGAAACTGGTTTAGGGTTGACTGGAAGGAGTTTAAACCCTGCATAGTTTCACTGGCATTTTCTTCAAACTCTTCCCTGGCACTTTCAAAATCGCTGTTAGCGTTTTCTAGTATGTTTATTACCTCCTCTTCACACCGACTCAAAGACTCATTAGTGGACTCCAATTGTTGGGTAAAATCTGCCATTTGATTGTTGGCCAAATCCAGGGCCTTTAATAATTCTTCTAACTTCTCTATCGACTCGTCTATATTTTGTTCCATCACTTTAGTTTCAGCCATGATTCATACCTCCTTATTGAGTTATCTTTTTTAGCCTAAAACATCTTGAATCATGTCAAGCACCGGTTTAATTTCATCAATCAAACCGGTAATTTCATCTACCTTATCTATTATTTTCCCAATGTCACTGTCTAACAACTCGCCTGCCTCTTCTCCTGCTTCTTGGAGAAATCCCATAGCTTCCTTTAACCCTTCACTATTTCCGGTTATTTCCCCTAACAATTCTTCGGCGAATTTAGTAGCCAAACTGCTCGCCAAATCCGTGGTTTTAGAGGAGAGGTTGTCTACCACTGATTCTGCTTGTTGTGATGCTTGTTGTTGGATATTCTCAAACTCATTTTGGAGGGATTCTATTCTATTGTTTAACTCCTCTGCCAATTCCTCCATTCGTTGTAATAAATCTTCTGTTTTGTTTTGGAAACTCTCTTTTGCCTCGTCCACCTTGTTATTTAACTCATCAATTTTGCTTTGGGTATTTCCCTGTTTATTCTCGATTTCCTCCCCAAAATCCTCTATTTTTTGGTGGTATTCCTCAAACTTTGATTGGCTCGCTTCAGTGTGGTTTTGAATTTCTTGGGCTATTTCTTGTTTCTTCTGAATTAACTCTTCCAGCCTCTGCTGAAATTCCTCCACTGCTTGGCTAATACTGTCACCAATGTCACTGATTTTGTTGTCAAATTCCTCCATCACCTCGCGAGCATTTTCCAATTCATTTTCCAAGTTAGATTCTGCTTCTTCAATTTCGGCAATAATTGCTTCCCATTTGGCTTTCGATTCCTCGCCAACCTGGGACAATTTTTCGGCAATATCTGTCGCTTTTTGGACTATTTTCTCCACTTCCTCAAAGGCCTTTTCTCCTTCATTTATTAAGGCCTGAGCCCTTTCATCCACTTGTTCGATTAGAGCATTTATTTCCGCTGTAGCCATAAATTCCCCCTATTATTTTATTCAGAGGTTACCGCCTCGACTTTAACGGAATGAACTTCCCATTGTACTATTCTCCCTTTGGCGTACCAATAGATACATCACCCCTTTAATTATGCAGGGGTTATGTTTTTAGTCTCTTTAAAGTATTATTGCCGGGAGGAACTCTTGAGCCATAATAGTCCATTGTACCTCTGTTAAAAATTGAGAGGGAGAAAATTTAATAATACTGTAACATTTGGTTGATTTTTCTCTACAATTAGGTGTAGAAAGGGGGAGAATAGTTTATGCCATTCGTCTGTAGACTGTTGGGGGCATTGGGAATAGGAAGTCTACTACTGGGAGTATGGTGGGGGAATAATGCCATTTTGGCGCAGGAGGGGGGAACTAAAAAAGTAATAGTGGCGACAAAAGTATTCCCACCGTTAGTATTTGAGGAGAAGGGAAAGTATACGGGTTTTAGTATTGAGTTGTGGGAGGCGGTGGCTAAACAGTTGAATTGGGAGTGGGAGATTTATGGGGAAAAGACAGTGGATGATTTACTGGAGGCGGTAGAGAGGGGGATAGCGGATGTGGCTATAGCAGGGGTTACTATTACTGCCGAAAGGGATAAAAGGGTGGATTTTTCCTACCCCTATTTTGAATCAGGATTACAGATTTTGGTTTCAAAGAAGGGATTTTTTCCACTAGAAGGTTTTGTTTCTTTTATTTTCTCCCCTCTATTGTGGACTACTACCGCCGTTGTGTTTGTATGTGTCTTTATGGCAGCCAACATTGTATGGTGGCTAGAAAAGGAGGAAAATGCAGAGATGTTCCCTAGGGATTACAATAGAGGGATTATAGAATCTATTTGGTGGGCAGTAGTTACTTTACTTACTGTGGGTTATGGGGATAAAACGCCTAAAAGCATCCCAGGAAGGATTGTAGCCACCATTTGGATGTTTAGTAGTGTTTTGTTGATTTCTTATTTTACGGCTTCTATTACTTCGATTTTGACTGTACAACAGTTGAGTAGTAACATTAGCAGTGTAGGGGACCTTGGTGATAAACTGATAGGTACAGTAGCCAATACTTTTGCTGCTGATTACTTGAAATCTCAAAAGGTCAATTTGTTACTGTTTAACAGTATTGACGAGGCTTATACTGCCTTAGAGGAGGAGAAAGTGAGGGCGGTAGTTTATGATGCACCTGTTCTCCGTTATTATGCTATAACCAGAGGTAGGGGCAAAGTTGGGGTGGTGGGTAATGTTTTTGCTAGACAGAGTTATGGTATTGTCTTTAGACAGGGTAGTCCATACCGAGAGTTAGTCAATCAGGCATTGTTAACTATACAAGAAGACGGCACATATGAGCGTATTTATCAAAAATGGTTTGGCACACAATAGTAGGTAGTCAGAATGGGTTTTAACACATATGGGGAATAATCATCCTGTTGTTGCCGGGGAATATGAAGTTTTGGAGTTATTGGAATACTTTGACGGCGAGAGGTTTTATCTGACAAGAAAAATAGGCAACCACAAGAAGTATCTGGTGGATGAGGTTGAATTTGCCAGTCGCCATCAAGAGGAGATAGAGGCTATCCAAAAGAAGGTTGATTTGCTTGTTTCTATAGACAGGCAACAGGGCCATAATAACAGGTTTTTGAGGATATTTCAAACCAGAAATACCGACAATGGCATTGTGATAGTTTACGAGGTTATAGAAGGAGAGAGTTTACGACAAAGAATAAACAAAAATCAACTCTGGGGAGAAGAAGAAGCCATCAGGGGTTTCAAATACCTACTAGAGAGTTTAGCATCTCTTCACGCCCATGGCATCATCCATTCCCTTGTCAAACCCCAACACATTATAGTTGATGCCAAGACGGGGAATCTATTGTTTAGTAATTACGGGAAAACATCCGCGGAAAAATCCGGCTTATTGGCTACTGTTACCCTGGAAGATAAATTGTACATTCCCCCGGAGACAATTAGGGGCAAATCCTGTTTTGCCAGTGACATTTACGCCTTGGCAATGGTAATTATTTCCCTGGTGACTGGGAGGAATATACTGGATGCAGAATACCATGAGGAGGGGAAATTACAATGGGAAAAATTAGGTGACTATAGTCCTCCCTTTGTTTCCATTTTAAATCGTTGTCTTGCTCCTGTCAAAAGCCGTTACCAGAGGGTAGAAGATGTTTTAGCAGACATCCATAGTAATTTTGGTAATGGCAATTCTGGTAATAGTAATTTCGACAACCCGCCACCAGGATATACCCCCACGGAGTTAATTGATTTTGACGAAAAAGAGGGGGAAACGCCATCAACTTCTCCCATAACAATCTCAGACACTCAGTTGGTGGAATTGCCAACAAGCCAAACAATCCCACCAACGAAACCAGGTGTAGACATTCCTGCCACTGTTATACTATCACCCCAAGAGGCTACTGTAGAAGAATATAATCCCCAACCTAATGCTCTTGTATCCCCTGATGGGGGGAAATCCGTCGCTAAAAATCAATTCCCCACCACTCGTATTTTTCCGGCAGATGGTGGCAAAAAGCTGCTATTGTTTGGTTTCTTTTCCCTTATTACAGTTGTTATCATCTCCTTCATCAGCAACTATCTATACCAGAAAAAAGTAGAGTCAATAATAGAAGAGATAAACCGGCTTTATGATAAGAGAGAGTTTGAAGAGTGTAGAGTTTTGCTGAATTCGGAAAAAGTAGATTCCCTACCAGTTGCAGAAACCTTAAGGAAACAATTTCTGGGAAGATGTTTGTTAGGTTTTGCACAGGAAAAAGCCGACAAAAACCAATTAGGAGAAGCCATTAAAATAGCCCTGACTATTGATGAAGAATCCGCCGACTACGAGAGGGCAAAACAACGCATTGATGAATGGTCAGAACAAATACTATCAGAAGCTAAAAACCTTTGCCATCAACAGGGGTATTCGCCAAAGCTTGAAGAGAAACTAGCCCAAATACCGGAAAGTAGTAGCTGGAAAAAGGAAGCACTGAATTTGGCTAAAACCTGTAAAAATCAAAATAAAAAACAGGATGACGTCATTATGCTATGTCCTGGCCCTCTTTGTCCAGAATAAATAAAACTTAATGTTTTTCCGAAGAATTTGAAATATAATGGCCGTAAGGGGAATAAAGATTTTGGACCATGTATGAGGGTATTTATGCTTATTTAAGACCAGTATCTTCCTCCCAAGACAATAAGTATCTTCTTTCTACGGAAAGGGTTAATATAATTGGGAGGGCGCCCGACTGTCAAGTGGTTTTAAATGCCGAAGAGTTTATCACCGTTTCCCGTTATCATGCCCAGATAGAATTGAATTCAGAATCAGGATGGCAAATCAGTGACAAAAATAGTCGGAATGGCACTTTT from Geminocystis sp. M7585_C2015_104 carries:
- a CDS encoding transporter substrate-binding domain-containing protein; this translates as MPFVCRLLGALGIGSLLLGVWWGNNAILAQEGGTKKVIVATKVFPPLVFEEKGKYTGFSIELWEAVAKQLNWEWEIYGEKTVDDLLEAVERGIADVAIAGVTITAERDKRVDFSYPYFESGLQILVSKKGFFPLEGFVSFIFSPLLWTTTAVVFVCVFMAANIVWWLEKEENAEMFPRDYNRGIIESIWWAVVTLLTVGYGDKTPKSIPGRIVATIWMFSSVLLISYFTASITSILTVQQLSSNISSVGDLGDKLIGTVANTFAADYLKSQKVNLLLFNSIDEAYTALEEEKVRAVVYDAPVLRYYAITRGRGKVGVVGNVFARQSYGIVFRQGSPYRELVNQALLTIQEDGTYERIYQKWFGTQ
- a CDS encoding ATP-binding protein yields the protein MATDLEQSIAQTVSQLQELLNRADVAEANLTQAREKLAAVSQQFEENWETLSNRAQALLDKVSAARQELDSQKMSLKHGLVNLQSDVESLKQEASHHVEEVKNEINSLKQDNEDKSSQLEEVFNTIKQALESFKSKVEDIKQDLDETFNRQQEKLENDFQNAITNNQQQIEDKTEETQQKIAQDALSQLDSLVSQFSSKIQELTEQLRNSAEQQAEHTQEEATSTLDEFTGEVSNLFDDLTSTARDIENALTTLSDAVTNLGNTVDTTTDTLVTAMDTTNIGLKSAIGIFEEVTKLLSRVGI